From a single Nicotiana tabacum cultivar K326 chromosome 8, ASM71507v2, whole genome shotgun sequence genomic region:
- the LOC107782511 gene encoding cytochrome b561 and DOMON domain-containing protein At5g47530-like yields MLAFCFFVSLFFISSAQTNCSDFQFHDKSFDSCSNLHTLNSFIHWNFDQPSRTVEIAFRRSENVHGRWLAWAINPTSTGMVGSQAFVALQHSDGTLEAYTSPINTYGTMLEKGDLSLRVYDVSAQNINGEVIIFAKFEIPTNGSTVVNHVWQQGPLQDNKPRIHDLSGDNVKSFGTLDFHSGKTMTTKVKSSSRSKLKIAHGIINGVSWGMLMPLGVVLARLRYLPLTDPLWFHLHIYCQILAYFLGITGGSLGFVLGRQSSGVKIKHTSHRYIGGALLGLATLQVLARWLRPKPDHKYRVYWNFYHWFTGYATIILGIINCFKGFQMMDVGIWKNAYIGFLASLSFIAVVLEVLRWILKAKKDTEETTVGA; encoded by the coding sequence ATGCTAgccttttgcttctttgtttccctATTCTTCATCTCATCTGCTCAAACCAACTGCTCCGATTTCCAATTCCATGACAAGTCGTTTGATTCATGCTCAAATCTTCATACATTAAATTCTTTTATTCATTGGAATTTCGACCAGCCTTCTCGTACTGTTGAAATTGCCTTTAGGAGATCCGAAAACGTGCATGGAAGATGGCTTGCTTGGGCTATAAACCCTACATCAACAGGAATGGTTGGATCACAAGCTTTTGTGGCATTGCAACATTCTGATGGTACTCTTGAAGCATACACATCACCTATTAACACCTATGGAACTATGCTTGAAAAGGGTGACTTGAGTTTAAGGGTTTACGACGTTTCAGCTCAGAATATCAATGGAGAAGTTATCATCTTTGCCAAGTTTGAGATTCCTACCAATGGAAGTACTGTTGTGAATCATGTATGGCAACAAGGACCATTACAAGATAATAAACCAAGAATTCATGACTTGTCAGGAGATAACGTTAAGTCTTTTGGGACTTTGGATTTCCATTCGGGGAAAACTATGACTACAAAAGTAAAATCAAGTTCAAGATCTAAGCTTAAAATTGCTCATGGAATTATCAATGGTGTTAGTTGGGGGATGTTAATGCCACTAGGTGTTGTTCTTGCTAGATTGAGATATTTACCTTTGACAGATCCTTTGTGGTTTCATCTACATATTTATTGTCAAATTTTGGCTTATTTTCTTGGTATTACTGGTGGAAGTTTGGGATTTGTTCTTGGGAGGCAATCTTCTGGAGTAAAAATTAAACACACTTCTCATAGGTATATTGGTGGTGCACTTTTAGGGCTTGCAACATTACAAGTTTTAGCTCGTTGGTTGAGGCCAAAACCAGATCACAAATATAGGGTATATTGGAATTTTTACCATTGGTTTACTGGTTATGCTACTATTATATTGGGAATTATCAATTGTTTCAAGGGTTTTCAGATGATGGACGTGGGAATTTGGAAGAATGCTTATATTGGTTTTCTTGCTTCGTTGAGTTTCATTGCTGTTGTTCTTGAAGTTCTGAGATGGATCTTGAAGGCTAAAAAAGACACAGAAGAAACTACAGTGGGAGCTTAA